From Cydia splendana chromosome 25, ilCydSple1.2, whole genome shotgun sequence:
taaagtctaagaaaaaaacgtacgtaagaaaatcaagaaaaatgtatgtatgtgtgtaatgtatgtgtgtaatgtatgtgtgtaatgtatgtgtgtaatgtatgtgtatgtatgtatatgtatgctCGAATAAATGGCCTGTACTAGTGTAAATGGCGACACCATTTGATACATATCATCAATTTTAAcaatatcagtgaaagaacatgggtcaaagtcatatggcgttctaaaaataatgaaaaataaaaataaaacatcatttatccattttcattttagttttaatcctgtgttggatggcagtaaatttactgtgactacaaaatttactattgTCATAGTAATAAACCTCTATAcgctaacttttttttaatatttgcatcCACATCCACCAAGAGCGGAGAGACTGTAGGAACCAGAGCCAACATTGCCTCCGATCTGTTCAGTGATGGCGACACAGTCTCCACAGCCGTACGCCACCGGCACGGCGCCGTTAGTGTCGAACTTGCCCTCGAACGCCACCGCGCTCAGGTACGGCAGCTCGCCGGAGAGCACCAGGTCTCCCGCCAGACCAAGCTCGGTGGCGACGGCGATGCCTGAGGGTGCGATCGGCCCGATGCTAGAAATAGCCAAAGACCCtccattgttagggatttcaaTGGACACGCAGTTGCTCGAATAGCTTTTCGGTGCAATAGCAATCGGTTTGTAAGATATCTCTTCAATTTTTTCGATTTCTTTTACAACCACTTTGCCAGAGCTGCAGCCGCAGCTTGAGGATTTTGGGAGGTAATAGGGCCCGGCGAAGGACTGtgaacaaaaaaatattgtcaAATCATAAAACGAAGTGAAAACTACGAAGTCAAAAATTTTACTTCCATATTtcaggtaagtacctaatcattCATGAAAGGAATGTAAGCAGTGTTATTCGATTTTCCTCAATttctaaatcacaaataaaaggcactttttaaggatgactcacgctagactgggCTGGGCCCGGGCCGTGgcatccgacatgtcattttctatgacgggtgatcggtgatcagatggtgctttccatagaaaaagaGTTCCGGCCCTGGCCCGGTCgcgtgtgagtcatcctttatgctaATTGCAGGGCTcgaaaccggtattttttataatCCCGAAATAGCCGAATATTTTGAATTACTTTACGCTCTttctctttacgtaggactgacaCATGTACTTATGTAAgaactttgtattattaaatcgtcacattaaaaatgaaataataaaccaaagaacgaaaaagaacgtactaataccggtatttttgtatggagcaaataccggtttccgaccaCTGGCTAATTGTCAGGAAGTGTAAAATAAACTAAGAGATAcgcttttcattttttttttaaataccaggTCTCTTTGACCATCAAGATATTCAAGATAGAATTCACCATACCTGCTGAACCAAAACTGCAAACGCACAGAAAAGTACAACCTTGAACGCCATTTTAATGTTAGTTATTATTCTTACAGTTAGTATAGGTACTGTCACTTAGGGATTCTGCCGCCTGGTTTTATTTAACCCTTGTTATCTATTACTCAACTAGATATATACATGCGAACGCTATATTTTTGTGAAAAGTTATTAGCTAATTATGTTTTATCAGTATCACATGTTTTATCACCTTTCACTGTAAAGGAAAAGCAACATAGTTTTTATCACTAACCTAATTTCATAATGTGGTACGAAATGGTTTGTATAAATACGGTTCATATGTTGGTAAAATCATTACATTTCTTTTAACAAGGAAAAGTAACATATTACACCATGTCTCGCTTTGCCATCCTCGCCCTCGCCCAGGCTTTCCTCGTTCAGGTAACAACTCAAAAATTCTTACATAAAATACTAACTTGTAAATTTTTAGACAAGAATTTGGTTTGCGTGACTTATCTTATAGTGATATCTTTTACTTTCATAGCAGCTTAGAGAAAGGAATAGGTAAAAGCAGTTTTAAGGGTGATGATCAATGAAGGTACATATAGCCTCATAACATCCAGGCAATccccagctcctccatgaaGACACTGCTAGGTTTCATGTAGGAGCTGAGGTGGCTAGAGTAGTGCTACctcgttttcacgcaaaataggcacaatggttgtcgacttgcggaaaatgcccaggaTAACTAACTAACATCCAGGCAAATTTTTTGCGTTTTTTAAACttccttttatatttatatgagttcaaaactcttgaatttatacctacctgtaCAAGTACGCCAGGAGTGCCAGGACTTTTGGTACAAGGATAcattttctttgaaataaaatggTTGATCACATTTTCTCTAAGCCTACGAATAATTTTGAAACAAATTGAAACAAACagtaataggtaataatatatttttttctgttacAGATGGCTCTGAGCCAACAGTGTGGATGTAATCAAATCTCTTACGGATCCCCTGGCCTCATCGATCTAGAGAAAATAAGCTTGAGTGCACCCAGCAGTGCCAGCGTTAGCTACAGTGCACCTAGCATCAGTGTGAGCACACCTAGCTACTCGCAAAGCTACAGCGCGTCGTACGGCGGCGCGGGCACCGGGCAGGTTGGCGTGTCCGGCGACATCGGCGCGAGCGGCCAGACCGTCGTCGTCGGCTCCGTGCCCGTGCTCGGCTCCGTCGAGTTCAGCGG
This genomic window contains:
- the LOC134802820 gene encoding chorion class CB protein M5H4-like isoform X2 gives rise to the protein MAFKAVVFCVFAVLVQQSFAGPYYLPKSSSCGCSSGKVVVKEIEKIEEISYKPIAIAPKSYSSNCVSIEIPNNGGSLAISSIGPIAPSGIAVATELGLAGDLVLSGELPYLSAVAFEGKFDTNGAVPVAYGCGDCVAITEQIGGNVGSGSYSLSALGGCGCKY
- the LOC134802820 gene encoding chorion class CB protein M5H4-like isoform X1, whose product is MAFKVVLFCAFAVLVQQSFAGPYYLPKSSSCGCSSGKVVVKEIEKIEEISYKPIAIAPKSYSSNCVSIEIPNNGGSLAISSIGPIAPSGIAVATELGLAGDLVLSGELPYLSAVAFEGKFDTNGAVPVAYGCGDCVAITEQIGGNVGSGSYSLSALGGCGCKY
- the LOC134802831 gene encoding chorion class A protein Ld19-like isoform X2, with the translated sequence MSRFAILALAQAFLVQMALSQQCGCNQISYGSPGLIDLEKISLSAPSSASVSYSAPSISVSTPSYSQSYSASYGGAGTGQVGVSGDIGASGQTVVVGSVPVLGSVEFSGKVPASGSVSISGQCGCGCKA
- the LOC134802831 gene encoding chorion class A protein Ld19-like isoform X1, which codes for MSRFVVLAIFVQACLLQMALSQQCGCNQISYGSPGLIDLEKISLSAPSSASVSYSAPSISVSTPSYSQSYSASYGGAGTGQVGVSGDIGASGQTVVVGSVPVLGSVEFSGKVPASGSVSISGQCGCGCKA